The following coding sequences are from one Salvia hispanica cultivar TCC Black 2014 chromosome 3, UniMelb_Shisp_WGS_1.0, whole genome shotgun sequence window:
- the LOC125211941 gene encoding protein CHROMATIN REMODELING 4 isoform X1 yields MKENGSENSTMLNRNWVLKRKRRKLPSGTVKSHDSEKVFRPVRFSSTTRLKNGQEESDNLEQNSGKRKGNDGYYYECVICELGGKLLCCDSCPRTYHLECLDPALKRIPTGKWECPTCVQQHSCVESMNHLDPVSKRARTKIIIRKSKTEAEPSATDKVTETFDAPTLRKKRNSDKGKSPASRRSQTTEKLDSPSNDLCHNEQLNPAQDGFVDASSSHDVNEKEQVSHALVQAVNMKASVKGSSSKKKKSKMNVESTDLNPEASPENISPGRKPVLALEAASPATRKRKRKSYSYNTEKSLKMIKEKSGSKPSKKGLVKVGVQRSGTSKSKGKFKIAGEDTSSTNHDIRAATAGVLPNDEDVTEEAAHDSLESQDAVKINIELETATGVHQVDRVVGCRVRGDNTDSGCNVVVNTTDSLVAEDVNKSEEHFSCQRPLDGGNIAEDLHDATNCSDEGRKAENGSNKDKLQVYKRSATKECKGKKLMDSMSGEIEGSDSFVLENKSQDDNSSCTNAAETSKKVPEGEKTDMVLDTCLGNDDQNDSQNPGISKNCKTDDAADDNGSKKEVGKDMRKNYALKRKLVDSCSAVSYEFLVKWVGKSHVHDTWIPESELKVLAKRKLENYKAKYGTAMMNLCKEQWKTPQRVIATRASADGVTEAFVKWTCLPYDECTWERMDDPIFAKSSHLIDLFFRFERKTLENDATQLDSKRRKGDLQINEVINLTEQPKELAGGSLFPHQLEALNWLRKSWHKSRNVILADEMGLGKTVSACAFLSSLYFEFNATLPCLVLVPLSTMPNWMSEFALWAPELNVVEYHGNTKARAIIRQYEWHARNPAGSNEKSSAFKFNVLLTTYEMVLCDSSYLRGVPWEVLVVDEGHRLKNSSSKLFGLLNMFSFQHRVLLTGTPLQNNIGEMYNLLNFLQQDAFPSLALFEEKFNDLTTAEKVEELKKLVAPHMLRRLKKDAMQNIPPKIERVVPVELSSIQAEYYRAMLTKNYQILRNIGKGAPQQSMLNIVMQLRKVCNHPYLMPGTEPESGSVEFLHEMRIKASAKLTLLHSMLKILHKEGHRVLIFSQMTKLLDILEDYLSIEFGPRTYERVDGSVSVTERQAAIARFNQDNNRFVFLLSTRSCGLGINLATADTVIIYDSDFNPHADIQAMNRAHRIGQSKRLLVYRLVVRASVEERILQLAKKKLMLDQLFVNKSGSQKEVEDILKWGTEELFGDSPSMAGKDGENNSDKDEAPAEIEPSSKRRTGGLGDVYKDKCADGSTKIVWDENAILKLLDRSNLQSGSPENAESGLENDMLGSVKSLEWNDEPIEEQAGTEAVPLEINDASEQSFEKKVDSLVVVNEENEWDKLLRVRWEKYQNEEEAALGRGKRQRKAVSYREAYVAHTTEAPNENGADEEPEREPEPEREYTPAGRALKEKFTKLRLRQKERLSRRDVAESSTPVQRPDGVVLVPNAHEDSQTATQSRCAEEKPTIVDVDNNNRNQLVGRNSMTDSALKLGRMSKQKTNFPLEFSRNYDQMQGTSSIDAMRNNLLPVIGLCAPNAPNNMEKLHRKAPRPYRQFKQGIGLDFPLPSSCSASGPSNEISDKVSEMAPYLLPDLLPGTSQAPSKSDLPRYPPFTPHSLNILKGKGTMMENSGNAGSMFSDFQEKMLLPKLPFDEKLLPRYPFPGANMLSAAPDMFPSLSLGSRVAEPSEAAHNNLPMLPLFPNLKFPPDPSKYSQQEHEMPPAFGTSQMTPPFSSFPENHRKVLENIIMRTGAGSNSMLKKKSKLDIWSEDELDSLWIGVRRHGRGNWEAMIQDPRLRFSKYKTAEDLAARWEEEQLKVLDVPGLPTLKPPPPPKFSNPLFSGISDVMMARALHGASSDGMMAQALHGTKFNGPMKFHPHVTDMRLGLAGPSSAAPHLEPSDAPPVNWPFPRDFFAGNIDRPFGSSGAPMDSPFLLNSLGTSCLDPLAMLQRMKQRDAAAGLGIMPGLNSAGSTDPARSIPVLDDNIQNLSKSKGKEEATGFTSLKGKLPHWLREAVNAPGKSPEPELPPTLSAIAQSVRVLYGEGPSQIPPFFVPGPPPPKPMDPLHGLKKNKKKKKKKKKSHSPREDVASISTAQVPEQAISETSGSGFPMTEVDPSMTGLNLETSQPSLSAPIPPKRLSPSPEVLELVPTCPAPGLPPRTHTDCMEPKADAFVSEQEEKEESDTPVTDVREKAPILEEEAAGHGDSLQSQLEPDKEEEGVSSEGTISDHPDSCDET; encoded by the exons ATGAAGGAAAATGGTTCAGAGAATAGTACCATGCTTAATAGAAACTGGGTGTTGAAACGCAAGCGTAGGAAGCTTCCATCCGGCACAGTTAAGTCTCATGACAGTGAGAAAGTCTTCAGACCTGTAAGATTCTCATCCACTACTAGATTAAAGAATGGCCAAGAAGAGAGCGATAATCTAGAGCAGAATTCTGGGAAGAGAAAAGGCAATGACGGG TATTATTACGAGTGCGTAATCTGCGAACTTGGTGGAAAGTTGCTATGTTGTGATAGCTGTCCCCGTACATATCATCTTGAATGTTTAGACCCTGCTTTGAAG cGCATTCCAACTGGTAAATGGGAATGCCCAACCTGCGTTCAGCAACATTCTTGTGTGGAGAGCATGAATCATCTGGATCCTGTTTCAAAACGCGCACGGACAAAAATCATTATTCGTAAATCAAAGACCGAGGCTGAACCATCTGCAACTGACAAGGTAACCGAGACATTTGATGCTCCAACTCTTCGGAAGAAACGGAATTCAGATAAAGGAAAATCTCCTGCATCACGTCGTAGCCAAACAACTGAGAAATTGGATTCTCCATCCAATGACTTATGCCATAACGAACAGTTAAATCCAGCTCAAGATGGCTTTGTGGATGCTAGTTCATCTCATGATGTTAATGAAAAAGAGCAAGTTTCTCATGCACTTGTACAAGCGGTGAACATGAAGGCTTCCGTTAAGGGATCATCGTCGAAGAAAAAGAAGTCAAAAATGAATGTAGAATCTACTGATTTAAATCCTGAGGCATCTCCTGAAAATATTTCACCCGGAAGGAAACCTGTTCTTGCACTGGAAGCTGCTAGCCCAGCAACCAGAAAGAGAAAGCGAAAATCGTATTCTTACAATACTGAAAAGAGTCTTAAAATGATTAAGGAAAAATCTGGTTCCAAACCTTCTAAAAAAGGACTGGTCAAAGTCGGTGTTCAACGTTCAGGCACTTCAAAATCAAAGGGAAAATTTAAGATAGCTGGTGAAGATACTTCCTCAACTAATCATGATATTAGGGCAGCCACGGCTGGTGTTCTTCCGAATGATGAG GACGTCACTGAAGAAGCAGCTCACGATTCACTTGAATCACAAGATGCTGTAAAAATCAACATTGAACTAGAAACTGCTACTGGAGTACATCAG GTTGATCGTGTTGTTGGCTGCCGAGTTCGTGGTGATAACACTGATTCTGGTTGTAATGTGGTGGTCAATACTACAGATTCTTTGGTTGCAGAAGATGTGAATAAATCTGAAGAACATTTCAGCTGCCAAAGGCCTTTGGACGGAGGAAACATAGCTGAGGATCTTCATGATGCTACTAATTGTTCTGATGAAGGGAGGAAGGCAGAAAATGGTTCGAATAAAGATAAGCTACAAGTATACAAAAGGTCAGCAACCAAAGAAtgtaaaggaaaaaaattgatggattCCATGAGTGGAGAAATTGAAGGTTCTGATTCCTTTGTACTGGAAAACAAAAGTCAAGATGACAATAGCTCATGCACCAATGCAGCAGAAACTTCCAAGAAGGTTCCAGAAGGTGAGAAGACTGATATGGTGTTGGACACATGTCTAGGTAATGATGATCAGAATGACAGTCAAAATCCTGGGATTTCAAAGAATTGTAAGACTGATGATGCTGCTGATGATAATGGTAGCAAAAAAGAGGTTGGAAAGGACATGAGAAAGAACTATGCTCTGAAAAGGAAACTTGTAGACTCTTGTTCAGCTGTCTCATATGAGTTTCTGGTCAAGTGGGTTGGCAAATCTCATGTCCATGACACTTGGATTCCTGAATCTGAACTGAAAGTTCTAGCTAAGCGGAAGCTGGAGAATTACAAGGCAAAGTATGGAACAGCTATGATGAACCTATGTAAGGAACAATGGAAGACACCACAGCGAGTAATTGCTACAAGGGCCTCGGCAGATGGTGTAACTGAAGCATTTGTAAAGTGGACATGTCTTCCTTATGATGAATGCACTTGGGAAAGAATGGATGACCCCATTTTTGCAAAGTCAAGTCACTTGATTGACTTGTTCTTCAGGTTCGAAAGGAAAACATTGGAGAATGATGCTACACAGCTTGACTCTAAGCGAAGGAAGGGTGATCTACAAATTAATGAAGTCATTAATCTCACTGAACAGCCTAAAGAGTTGGCTGGAGGTTCTTTATTTCCACATCAGCTGGAAGCACTAAATTGGCTTCGCAAAAGCTGGCATAAATCCAGAAATGTGATACTAGCTGACGAAATGGGGCTTGGGAAGACTGTGTCGGCCTGTGCTTTCCTATCATCATTGTATTTTGAGTTTAACGCTACACTTCCTTGTTTGGTCTTGGTTCCTTTGTCTACAATGCCCAATTGGATGTCAGAATTTGCTCTATGGGCGCCTGAGCTCAATGTTGTGGAATATCATGGTAACACTAAGGCAAGAGCCATAATACGCCAATATGAATGGCATGCTCGTAATCCTGCTGGATCAAATGAGAAGTCTTCTGCATTCAAATTCAATGTTCTTTTGACTACTTATGAAATGGTTCTATGTGATTCCTCTTATCTACGTGGAGTTCCTTGGGAAGTTCTTGTGGTTGATGAGGGTCACCGGCTGAAAAATTCTAGCAGTAAGTTGTTTGGCTTGCTGAATATGTTTTCCTTCCAGCATCGAGTATTGTTGACTGGTACTCCGCTTCAGAACAACATTGGAGAGATGTACAATCTGCTAAACTTTTTGCAGCAAGATGCATTTCCTTCGCTTGCTTTATTTGAGGAGAAATTCAATGATCTAACAACTGCAGAAAAGGTGGAGGAATTGAAGAAACTTGTTGCTCCTCATATGCTGCGGAGATTGAAAAAGGATGCTATGCAGAATATTCCCCCCAAGATAGAACGAGTGGTTCCTGTTGAGTTGTCATCTATTCAGGCTGAATATTATCGCGCTATGCTTACAAAGAACTACCAGATATTACGTAACATAGGAAAAGGCGCTCCTCAGCAATCAATGCTGAATATTGTAATGCAGTTAAGGAAGGTATGCAATCATCCTTATCTCATGCCAGGCACTGAGCCTGAATCCGGATCAGTGGAATTTCTTCATGAAATGAGAATAAAAGCATCTGCTAAGCTGACTCTGCTGCATTCTATGCTTAAAATATTGCACAAAGAAGGCCACCGAGTTCTTATCTTTTCACAGATGACGAAATTACTTGATATCCTTGAAGACTATTTGTCTATCGAATTTGGGCCTAGGACATATGAGAGGGTAGATGGCTCTGTTTCTGTGACTGAACGACAAGCTGCAATTGCACGTTTTAACCAAGACAACAATCGATTCGTGTTCTTGTTATCAACACGATCTTGTGGCCTTGGCATCAACTTGGCAACTGCTGATACTGTTATTATATATGATTCTGATTTCAATCCACATGCAGATATCCAGGCTATGAATCGAGCACATAGAATAGGACAGTCGAAAAGACTTCTTGTTTACAGGCTTGTTGTGCGTGCAAGTGTTGAAGAGCGTATCTTGCAGCTTGCAAAGAAAAAGCTGATGCTTGACCAACTCTTCGTCAACAAATCGGGATCGCAGAAGGAGGTGGAAGACATCCTAAAGTGGGGTACAGAAGAACTTTTTGGTGATTCACCTTCCATGGCTGGAAAAGATGGTGAAAACAACAGCGATAAAGATGAAGCACCTGCAGAGATAGAACCAAGTAGTAAGAGGAGAACTGGTGGCCTCGGGGATGTATACAAAGACAAATGTGCTGATGGAAGTACCAAGATTGTGTGGGATGAAAATGCCATTCTGAAACTGCTGGACCGCTCAAACCTTCAGTCTGGTTCACCAGAAAATGCCGAATCAGGATTAGAGAATGACATGCTTGGTTCAGTTAAG TCACTAGAATGGAATGATGAGCCTATAGAAGAACAAGCTGGAACGGAAGCAGTCCCTTTGGAAATCAATGACGCAAGTGAACAAAGTTTTGAAAAGAAAGTTGATAGTTTGGTCGTCGTTAATGAAGAAAACGAATGGGACAAGCTTCTGCGAGTTAG aTGGGAGAAATATCAGAATGAGGAGGAAGCAGCTCTAGGTCGTGGGAAACGCCAAAGAAAAGCTGTTTCTTACAGGGAGGCATACGTAGCTCATACTACTGAAGCACCCAATGAA AATGGAGCTGATGAGGAACCAGAGCGTGAACCCGAGCCTGAGCGTGAGTACACACCGGCAGGACGGGctctaaaagaaaaatt TACTAAACTTCGTCTGAGGCAAAAGGAAAGATTATCCAGAAGGGATGTGGCTGAATCTTCAACTCCAGTTCAGAGACCAGATGGTGTAGTCTTAGTACCTAATGCCCATGAAGACAGTCAAACGGCTACTCAATCTCGGTGTGCTGAAGAAAAACCTACAATTGTTGATGTGGACAACAACAATCGCAATCAGCTAGTAGGACGCAACAGCATGACTGATTCAGCCTTGAAGTTGGGAAGGATGTCGAAGCAGAAAACTAATTTTCCTCTGGAATTTTCTCGGAATTATGATCAGATGCAGGGCACTAGCTCAATAGATGCGATGCGCAACAACTTGCTGCCAGTTATAGGATTATGTGCACCAAATGCTCCAAACAACATGGAGAAGCTGCACCGTAAAGCCCCAAGACCTTACCGGCAATTCAAGCAAGGTATTGGGCTAGATTTTCCCTTACCCTCTTCCTGTTCTGCCTCTGGCCCGTCAAATGAAATCAGCGACAAAGTTAGCGAGATGGCTCCGTATTTGTTACCCGATCTTTTACCTGGAACTTCTCAGGCGCCGAGCAAGAGTGATCTCCCTAGATATCCACCCTTTACTCCA CATTCTTTGAATATCCTTAAAGGTAAAGGGACTATGATGGAGAACTCGGGGAATGCAGGCAGTATGTTTTCTGATTTTCAAGAAAAGATGCTACTGCCCAAACTGCCTTTTGATGAGAAGTTGCTGCCTAGATATCCATTTCCGGGTGCAAACATGCTGAGTGCAGCTCCTGATATGTTTCCAAGCTTATCATTGGGATCGAGAGTTGCAGAGCCGTCTGAAGCTGCCCATAACAATCTTCCCATGCTGCCATTGTTTCCCAATCTCAAATTCCCACCAGATCCATCAAAATATAGCCAACAAGAACATGAGATGCCTCCGGCATTCGGTACAAGTCAGATGACACCTCCATTCTCGTCTTTTCCTGAAAACCACAGGAAGGTTCTAGAAAACATCATTATGAGAACTGGAGCTGGATCAAACAGCATGCTGAAAAAGAAATCTAAGTTAGATATCTGGTCCGAGGATGAGCTTGATTCTCTTTGGATAGGCGTACGTAGGCATGGAAGGGGCAATTGGGAGGCTATGATACAGGATCCGAGGTTGAGGTTTTCAAAGTATAAAACAGCTGAGGATTTGGCAGCAAGGTGGGAAGAAGAACAACTGAAGGTCCTAGATGTGCCAGGGCTTCCTACACTGAAGCCGCCTCCACCTCCCAAGTTTTCTAATCCTCTGTTTTCTGGAATATCTGATGTGATGATGGCACGGGCACTGCACGGAGCTTCCTCAGATGGAATGATGGCACAGGCATTGCACGGTACAAAGTTCAATGGGCCAATGAAGTTCCATCCACACGTAACAGACATGAGATTGGGCCTTGCTGGTCCATCATCCGCTGCACCGCATTTAGAACCATCTGATGCACCTCCTGTGAATTGGCCGTTTCCCCGTGATTTTTTTGCTGGAAACATTGACAGACCATTTGGTTCTTCTGGTGCACCTATGGATTCACCATTTCTGCTGAACTCACTAGGCACTAGTTGCTTGGATCCTCTTGCAATGCTGCAAAGAATGAAGCAAAGGGATGCGGCAGCTGGTCTGGGAATTATGCCTGGCCTTAATAGCGCGGGAAGCACTGACCCTGCACGTTCTATTCCAGTTCTTGATGACAACATTCAAAATCTTTCCAAGTCTAAAGGAAAGGAAGAGGCTACTGGATTTACATCACTGAAAGGGAAACTGCCTCATTGGCTTCGAGAAGCAGTGAATGCTCCTGGTAAATCACCAGAGCCTGAGTTGCCTCCTACTTTATCCGCAATAGCACAATCTGTCCGTGTGTTATATGGTGAAGGCCCATCTCAGATTCCTCCATTTTTCGTCCCCGGACCACCTCCACCTAAACCCATGGATCCTCTGCATGgattgaaaaagaataagaagaagaaaaagaaaaagaagaagtcaCACAGCCCTAGAGAAGACGTTGCCTCGATCTCTACAGCTCAAGTGCCCGAGCAGGCAATATCAGAGACTTCAGGTTCGGGGTTCCCCATGACTGAGGTCGATCCAAGCATGACAGGTCTCAACTTGGAAACAAGTCAGCCATCATTATCTGCACCAATTCCTCCCAAGAGACTATCACCTTCTCCTGAAGTTCTTGAATTGGTACCTACCTGTCCGGCCCCTGGCCTGCCTCCCAGAACACACACTGACTGCATGGAACCCAAGGCAGATGCTTTTGTTAGtgaacaagaagaaaaagaggaatCTGATACCCCAGTCACAgatgtgagagagaaagcaCCTATCTTGGAAGAAGAGGCTGCAGGACATGGCGATTCGTTGCAATCGCAGTTGGAGCCCGAcaaggaggaggagggtgtATCTTCAGAAGGGACAATATCAGATCATCCTGATAGCTGCGATGAAACCTAG